In Hugenholtzia roseola DSM 9546, the genomic stretch ATACATACCCGGTCTGCGTGGTCTGAATCGCCACTACCAACAAGATGAAGCCCTACGCCTTTTCAATATCTATGAAGCCATCAGGCGCGACCGCACCCTCATAGACATCGAGGCAATGGTGAGCCGTATCGTCTTCAATGAAGATGCGCATTTTGTTATCATTTTTGGTAGGAAAGCCGAGCGCAAACTAAGTGCAGACGACAAGACAGAGGTGAATCTTAGCATAGAAAACCCAAGAGTGGTAGGCATCAAAAACTATTAAGACAAGTGCCGCCGCCGTATTTTTCCAACCCAGTCCGCGCCTTTGCAGGCACGATTTGAACCCATGACTCCATTGAAAGAAAAGATTATCATTTCAGGTGCAGGCTTAGTAGGCTCGCTTTTGGCGATTTACTTGGCTAAAAAAAACTATCAGGTAGAGGTTTATGAAAAACGCCCCGACCCACGCAAAGCCGCCCTCCATGCAGGCAGGTCTATCAATTTAGCCCTTAGCGACAGAGGTTGGCGTGCCTTAGAAGGCGCAGGCATAGCCGCCCAAATCAGAGAAATGGGTATTCCCATGCAAGGCAGGCTCATGCACGACGCACAGGGAAAGCTCACCTATCAACCTTATGGCAAGGACGGGCAAGCCATTTTTTCCGTTTCGCGCGGCGGCTTAAATCAAAAATTGATAGAAACAGCAGCGGCTTTCGAAAATGTGAATTTCCATTTTGAAAAAGAAACAGCCGCCGTTTATTTAGACTCACAAAAAATCGCTTTTCAGGACACCACCTCCTTAGAAAGCGCAGCCCAAATAGAGCAAGCCGAAGTCATTATCGCTGCCGATGGCGCATTTTCGCCTGTACGTTATGCCATGCAAAAGCTCCCACGCTTTAATTATTCGCAGCACTACATCGAGCATGCCTATAAAGAGCTTACCATTTTGCCCACTGCCGAAGGCAAGCACCAAATCGAGTCTAATGTGCTACACATCTGGCCTCGCAAAAACTTTATGCTCATTGCCTTGCCCAACTTAGACGGTAGTTTTACCTGCACGCTTTTTTTAGCCTATCAGGGGCAGGAAGATAGCTTTGAAAATTTACAAACGGAATCGCAAATTCTTGCCTTTTTCGAAAAATATTTCCCCGACATTTTGCCACTTATGCCCAATTTGGTGGCGGATTTTCGCAGCAATCCGACGGCTTCTTTGGTTACGGTCAGATGCGATACTTGGGTAGCAGGGCGTTTTGCCCTGATAGGTGATGCCGCCCATGCGATTGTTCCCTTTTATGGGCAGGGTATGAATGCAGGTTTTGAAGATTGCACCATCTTGAACCAAATTTTAGAACAGGAAAAAGGCGATTGGGACAAAATCTTGCCCCGTTATGAGCGTGAGCGCGTAGCCAATGGGCAGGCGATTGCCGACCTTGCCCTGCAAAATTTTGTGGAAATGCGCGACAAAGTGGCTGATAAAAAGTTTTTGCTCACCAAAAAAGTAGAAGCACATTTGCAAAA encodes the following:
- a CDS encoding FAD-dependent oxidoreductase, with the protein product MTPLKEKIIISGAGLVGSLLAIYLAKKNYQVEVYEKRPDPRKAALHAGRSINLALSDRGWRALEGAGIAAQIREMGIPMQGRLMHDAQGKLTYQPYGKDGQAIFSVSRGGLNQKLIETAAAFENVNFHFEKETAAVYLDSQKIAFQDTTSLESAAQIEQAEVIIAADGAFSPVRYAMQKLPRFNYSQHYIEHAYKELTILPTAEGKHQIESNVLHIWPRKNFMLIALPNLDGSFTCTLFLAYQGQEDSFENLQTESQILAFFEKYFPDILPLMPNLVADFRSNPTASLVTVRCDTWVAGRFALIGDAAHAIVPFYGQGMNAGFEDCTILNQILEQEKGDWDKILPRYERERVANGQAIADLALQNFVEMRDKVADKKFLLTKKVEAHLQNAYPHIWQPLYSLVTFSHLPYAQALQIGKEQEAIMEKFMRSYTGDESLESVLAEIDLDQIVAAKQ